TCGTGCGGCAGAAGCGGGAGTGGGCTTGGATTACACGTGAGCTGAACAGGGTCAGGCAGCTGCCCCCCTTTTGAGTGGAAAACTCGGCTGTGGTCCTGGACTCAAGTCGGCCTTGCCGAAAGTGTGAGCATAGATAGGTGGGCGCCCTTTTAGTGGAGGGCAGGCAGCCTAGGCTGTGGAACTCTGGGAGAGGATGGTGACTCCCTGGCGCTTCTCTGTCAGGGTCTGCCTGTCGTACCTAAGGGGTTTTGAGCTCAGAAAGGAACTCTGCCTTTTAAGACCCTCCGGATGCCCTCGAAATTCCAGACTCTGCTGGCTTCTGCTGGGCACTTTGCCCAAACTCGTCTCAGTCCATGGGGACACTGGTGAGGGGCCGCCTGAGAACGCGTATCAGCCAAGGGCCAGCTGGAGTGACCTGGCTGAAAACGGGCCCCTGGAGAGAGTCTCCCAAGACGGGTGGCACGGCTGCCTCCTCCTTTACCTCCGCCTGGGGCTGCGAGCTGGGGCTCTCCTGGTGAaattcttccccctcctcctacTCTACCCTCTCACCTACCTGGCTCCCAGCATCTCCAGCCTCTGGCTGCACCTGCTTCTGAAAGCCACGGAGACCTCAGGCCCAACGTACATCAAACTGGGCCAGTGGGCCAGCACCCGGCGAGACCTCTTCTCAGAGGCCTTCTGTGCCCAGTTCTCCAAGCTGCATGTGCGGGTGACCCCGCACCCTTGGGCTCACACCGAGCACATCCTGCAGCAGGCAtttggggaggactgggggaaGGTCCTCCGCTTTGAGAAGCAGGAGCCTGTGGGTTCAGGCTGCGTGGCCCAAGTGTACAAAGCGCGTGCCAACCCTGTCTTCCTGGACAATGGCAGCATCCAGAGACTCGCCAAGGCCTCCAGGCTGCCGCCTCCTTCAGAAGCTGGGGCGGCCTCGGGGCTGAGCGTGCTCTTCGGgcccctggggaaggggtggtggTCTCAAGGAAGTCTTGCGGACCAGTCACTTCTAGAAAGGCTGCTGCTCCCTAGAGCCGACCTGGTTGGATCGGACGCAGTCGTGTCTCAGGCCTTGgcacctgcccccccacctcaGCCGCATCACCTCATCCCTGTGGCCGTGAAAGTAAGTGCTCTGGTGTCCTCAGTGGGCCCTGCCTGTCTCTAAAATCCCTCTGACCCCCTCAGAGCTACCCTCGACCAGGGACCCCTCCTCTGCAAATCACCCTGCACATTGCCTTCCCTCGGCCTGCATTAGCTTGACCGTTACCTGAGTGCCTATGAAGTGAGAGTTGTTTTATGTCTTGGCTTGAGGGAGAGGTGGCGTGAACAGTCtgatggaagaaaatgaagagggtTCGGAGTGCGCTGCCTCTGCGGGCGGAGGAGCCCTGGGGTCAGGATAGATCGGAGACAGACAGGTCACACGTGCTCTGGGGAGCCCAAGATGGCGGTGTTCATCTTTACAGGAGTGGCTTTCTTCTCACTCCATGCCCCGTCGCCCTGGCCGGGCTCCATCATTTCTtgtccccacactgtcccctTCCCATTCAGCGTAATCCAGGGGGTCTCGCAGACACAGGCGGCAGGTCCCCCTGATGCTCCTGTGCCACCTGGGGAAGAACCTGCttgcttaggtgttcaccaagcaCCCCCTGGTGGCTTTCAGGTGCCCTCTGGGAGCCCCTGACCTAAATTTAATGTGTTTGGGAACAAAAAGCCCATCTGCTCGTCCCAGGAAGCTAAGTGCAGGGCAGAAGAGATGCCATCAGCATCCCCTCAGGGAAAGCCCACGGAGTGAGGGAGGCAAGAGCATCCTGGGTGTGGGGACCGCTTCCCCTTTGCTCTGAAGAGGAGCCAGCTGGCTTTTCtttgacggggggggggggggacgcagTCGGGCCGAGTGAATGAACGTGCCTTCCCGATCCCCCCCACCGTGGTCTCACTGCTCCCCTTTCCGGCAGGTGCTGCACCCTGGCCTGCTCTCTCAGGTGCGGATGGACCTGCTGCTGATGAAGACGGGCAGCCGAGCCCTTGCGCTTTTGCCAGGAATCAAGTGGCTTAGCTTGCCTGAGATAGTGGAGGAATTTGAAAAGCTCATGGTCCAACAGGTGAATTCTCCTTCCCTCAGTTATAAATAGCATCTAACAGAGTTCGTAAATGCCGAATGAATGAGTATTTCCCTGCAGATCATGGCTAGTATGGTATGTTAGTCAGGGTAAGTAACACTAGTCAATATAACAAAGAACACCCAAACCTCAGTAGCTTCATGCAACAGGGTTGTTGTTTAGTATCAAAGTTCCACGCAGGTGaactgaaggagagagaggaagctcTACTCCACAGCTACTCAGGGATCTGTTTCCTCCCAAGGTCGGCACTGCCGTCTTCAGCATGTGTCATGTAGGGTCAGTGCGGATGTGGGAGAAAAACCATGGAGGACCACGTGAGGGATTTAGTGGCCAGGCGTGGAAATGATGAGCATCACTCCTTCCTAGTCTGCAGGTCAGCTCTCATCACAAGCGTGCTGCAAGGAGGGTGCTTGGGAAGCCTTCTTGGTGCCTGGGAGAAAAGCGAAATCATTCTGGTGGAACACACAACATTATCTCTAAGTGCCGTGATCAAAGGCTGAACTCCAGGGCGATAAGAACTGTCAGCAAAGTCACACACCGtgcctttgttttgctttgtttctgggGCTTTAGAGTACACAGGGACCTCCTCCCTGTCCAGGGTCTTGGGTCACCTGTTTAAGTAGCTGGACTTGGCAGACGCAGGTTGGGGGCTGTCGTGGCTCCAAGTGGGCATCTGCCCTGGCTCTCTGTTGGTAGTGCTGAGACTGGCAGACTTCCAGAAGCAGTGTGCTAAGTCCTCGTTTAGGTCCTTGGATGTAAAGGTTTTAAGTCCAAGGGATGTGTTGTGTTTTAGTGTTTAGAAGTCTTTGCTTTATGCTATGGAGTAGTGTGGCTTTgataacaaaggaaaattaaaacagccctggctggtgtggctccgtggattgagcactggactgcgaagcaaagggtcgctagttcgattcccagtcagggcacaggcttgggttgcgggccaggtccctggtcgggggcacatgagaggcagccacacattgatgtttctctccctctctttttctttcccttcccctttctctaaaaataaataaataaagtctttttttttttaaagaaaattaaaacagagaaaatagcTTATATTTCAATAGCCATCTCTGCGTTAATGACTCTCAGTTCTACCGCCCATCTGAGCTTCAGCTCGCCTCCCAGAAGTCCGATGGGCATCACGGGGCCCCATCAGACTGGACTCAGACCTCTCTGTCTCACCCCATGTGGCCTACTAGCTGTGTCCAGTGGGCCTCTCGCGTTCCCAGGCTTGAAAGCTCAGAGTCTGGTGTCTGCGCGGGAGTCTGTTAGAAGCCGATGAACTAAGAATGAGTGAGCTTTTCCCATCCATAGGAAAATATTGTAGGCAGCAGGGGTTGACCTATCAATACCTGCAAACAGAGTTCGATTGGCGGTACAGTGGGAGTCTCTACAGGTTCAGTTGGGGCTCAAGAGGGAAAGTGGCCCTTCCATCCTGAGGGTCAAGGCTCCCGTGGCTCCAGTTTGGTATTACAGTTGGACCACATGGGGGAAACATTCCAATCAGCGAGGACAAGGAAGGCAGGGGAGCGGGGCGGGCCAGGCGGCCTGGGGAGTTTGGCACCGTGCAGATCGGGTGAAGCCAGACTTCGGGGTggtagaggaagggagaggcataAAAGATGGATCTGAAGGGAGAAGTGGGGGGCAAACCATGACCCCCCCCCTTGGATGTCATCCTGAAGAATTGAGGCTTCATTCTGAAGACAGCAGGGGGCACCAGCAGATGGGAGGGGCATCTCCCAGAGAGGGAAGactggtggaggggagggagcccagcTCAGATACCCCTGTTAGGGTTCGGGTGACTGCTTGCGAGCCCCCTTGGGAGtggcagtgggtggggagggagagcagactGGAGAGTGGTTAGGTTAGGACCGCAGAGTCGACGGCACTGAGCGCTGATGGGtgtggagggaaagaggagtCCTCTGCAGTGGGTCCTGGGTGACTGGGTGCGTGTGGGGGTGCGTGAAAGTAAATTCTGTTCAGACATTAAGGTCAAGGGTCTCTGGACTTCCACAGGGCGATGCCTAGCTGTACGTGAGTGTAAGTCCGGAGACTGGCAGAGGAGGGCTGGACTGGAGGTCAAGGTTCTGTCATCAGGAGGTGCTAGctgagggtggaggggctggagagggagagCAAAAGCTGGTGAAGGTCATGAGCTGAGACACATCGGCGTCTGGGGCACCTGAGGAGGAATGGCCAGGAGGCCAGGCCCAGACAGGGCAGCtgcaaggcaggggctggagccctGAGAGTGAAGAGACGAGCGGGTCGGGAAGAATGAGGTTGTAGATTTAATTAGGACAAAAACGGGACTGGGCCATTGAGCCTGGCGAGCGGGAGGCTTGGGGAGTCTGGGGGAACAGTGTCGGTGTGGCGGGGTGGAGGGcagagtgggtgggagggagctttgatccaggggaggggcgggagggtgggCTAGTGAGGGCAGTGCCTGGAGAGGCCACAAAACGGAGCCCCTGGGAGATGGGGGTGTCCGCTGGCTGGCCagaagggggtgggcagagaaggaagagcGGAGAAGCCACTGTACTGTGAGGGTGTCTGCTGTTGCAGCTTAGAGGAGTTCCCGGGAGGGTCAGGACTTTCCGGGAGGCCTGTAGTCAGAGCACGCCTCCTCCCGTgtccctggggacctgggcaggaggagcagaAGGCAGGGGCCTCTCCTGACTTGCTAGGTCCTCCCAGTTCAGGGGTTGCGATCCCTGCGCCCGACCACCCCCGCCTTTTCTCTCCGTCTCCCTGCAGATCGACCTGCGCTACGAAGCTCAGAACCTGGAACACTTCCAGTGCAACTTCCTGAACGTGACGTCTGTCCGATTCCCCACCCCGCTGCACCCCTTCGTCACCAGGGATGTTTTGGTGGAGACCTACGAGGTAAGAGTCCAAACTTACCTGGCCGTGCCTTTCACTCACAGCAGGGCCGCCTCCGCTTCACCTGAAGGCTGTAGTCTGGAAAGACAGGAGCCGAGAGAGCGCGTGGTTACTCCCCGCACGTGCCGCGAGGGCGGGCAGTGGCACAGCGAGGTGGCCGCATGGCCTCAGCTTGGTGGAGGTGAAAATCCGCTCTGCCACTGTATGTGCTGGGTGACGTTCGTTTCCTCATGCGTGACGGCTGGCCACTGCTCCTGCCCCAGAGGGGTGTCCCAGCAGTCAGTGACGCGCTGAGTGCAGAACGCCCCCGGCTGGGGTTTGCAGAGAGAACGTGCTCAGCGAGTGTCTGTGTCATGTCCCTGGCCTTAGCGGGCGCCTGGTCCAGCCCCCTCTGCAAAGATGGTAACATGGTAATATGGTAATACGGCATCCAGGGAAGTGATGCCACCTCCCAATGTTActaagctgtgtgaccctgagcaagttacttaaactctctgggcttcagttctTTAATTAGTTAATTCGGGACAACAAGATCTCAGTGGGCTCCTCTGACAGTTAAATAACTGACCAATATGAAATGCTTACTTGCTAGctcccctttcccctgcccccacccttttGTCCATTTCTCTGCTCAGGGTCACAGAACTCATTCATGTCTCTCGTGGCCGACTCTTGACCAGAAACTAGCTCTCCAGGGCCTGTTCCTGTCTCTCCCCACCACACAGCAGCGGCCTGACCTGTGGGTGGCAGAGTCAGCGGGCAGCCTCCCTAACAACCTATGGGacttgttttcttttgagaaatggcagggaagggaaatgtaaatgggttaaaatCAACTCGTGGGGGACAGACTCTTAGGGTTTCTAAGAAAGGAAGAGCTCTCT
This sequence is a window from Phyllostomus discolor isolate MPI-MPIP mPhyDis1 chromosome 10, mPhyDis1.pri.v3, whole genome shotgun sequence. Protein-coding genes within it:
- the ADCK2 gene encoding uncharacterized aarF domain-containing protein kinase 2, yielding MVTPWRFSVRVCLSYLRGFELRKELCLLRPSGCPRNSRLCWLLLGTLPKLVSVHGDTGEGPPENAYQPRASWSDLAENGPLERVSQDGWHGCLLLYLRLGLRAGALLVKFFPLLLLYPLTYLAPSISSLWLHLLLKATETSGPTYIKLGQWASTRRDLFSEAFCAQFSKLHVRVTPHPWAHTEHILQQAFGEDWGKVLRFEKQEPVGSGCVAQVYKARANPVFLDNGSIQRLAKASRLPPPSEAGAASGLSVLFGPLGKGWWSQGSLADQSLLERLLLPRADLVGSDAVVSQALAPAPPPQPHHLIPVAVKVLHPGLLSQVRMDLLLMKTGSRALALLPGIKWLSLPEIVEEFEKLMVQQIDLRYEAQNLEHFQCNFLNVTSVRFPTPLHPFVTRDVLVETYEESVPVSSYQQAGIPVDLKRKIARLGINMLLKMIFVDNFVHADLHPGNILVQGADGLSERREARLPQVDVCDALVASVMPAPGPLRLVLLDAGIVAELQAADLRNFRAVFMAVAMGQGHRVAELILHHARASECRDVGRFKAEMATLVTQARKDTITLEKLQVSSLLSSVFKLLMTHKVKLESNFASIVFAIMVLEGLGRSLDPKLDILEAAKPFLLQGLASSP